A stretch of DNA from Rattus rattus isolate New Zealand chromosome 1, Rrattus_CSIRO_v1, whole genome shotgun sequence:
TTAAAGGCTCAGGTTTTGaaaccatatatgtgtgtgtgtgtgtgtgtgtgtgtgtgtgtgtgtgtgtagtatattgtatactatatatttatatagtatattatatagtgatatagatagatagatagatagatagatagatatagatatagatatctccatCCTAAGAAAGGAAACCTAAGCCCCAAGCTTATCTAATTCATCAGAAGACTGGCTAGCAATAACCGGCCAGTTCTGGCTTTTGCTAGCTGAGCTGTCTTGAGTGATTTTGCATAACCTCTGCTTGCCTCTCTTGATTTCTCCTTAAGTAGAAACTGAAGTTTTTACCTGACTGGCCTGTGAGGATCCAACCGGCCGGCCAGAGTCGTCTCCTTAAATGTCCACTGTGAGAAGGCATGGGCAAGTGAGGGCACATCTGAAGAGAGCAGTCGGAGGGCTCTTGAGACCAGTTGGGATGTGCAGGCAGGAGGAACCTATGTTTAGGGACAACCTGCAAAACAGGCCTAGCTAACTGTAGCGGCAGACCAAGCATtaaggaggacagacagacagacacctgtcTGAAGGACAAAGGAAGACTCTCTGACCGAACTGACTTTCAATGAGCAGATCTTAAACTGATCCTGTGTTTGATCCCAGACGGacggatggacacacacacacacacacacacacacacacacacacacaccccaaaaattAGTCATGCAAACTATGTGAAAACGGAAGTGAAACTGAACACTGCTCAGCTTCTGAAAATGTTGCAAAATCCTGAGGCATGTTTTCAATATACACGTGTGTCTACCTTACATACATGATAGAATGTATCCATACGTTATCTTGTAGGTATGACTAATATATCAACGTGTGGGGATCTGTTACAGTGTGTAATGTAGACGCAGGTGTCTTGTCTAGTGATAGCCAGACCCGGGGTTGGATCTCtagcacccaccccacccccccaaaaaagtggAAGAAGTACTTGAGTTAAGCTACTACCATTTTAAGGATTTGGATGTTTCAAGAATGGTGGAAACAGAcatctatgaaaaataaaaatgactggaGCCAGCTTTTTGGAGGGAGTTTATTTCCAGCCAGTCATATATTTCCATCCAGGAGTGGAGTTCTGAACACCAAGAGCAGGCTGTCATCTTTCCAAGCCACAACCAATATTTACCTTGAGGAAGACAGTCCAAAGGTCAGGAGGGAATTGTCTCAGGAATTGTCAGTTTAGTGAGAGGATAAAGAACCTAGGAGAATCAGGGAAGGTATTGttattcctccctccccccactgaaGAACTTTACCTGAATGCCAGGAGCTTGAGAACCCCCTGGGTAGAGAAAGGGCTGGTTTGAAATGTGGCAGCTTCATGCTAGCCCTCAACGGTTAAGAAACCGCTGGTAATTTACTAGGCTGCCTTCCTCTCTAGGCCAGAGTTGCAAATCTGGCCCGGAACTCCAGCTGGATCCAACCCCAGGGCCGAATCCCGGGCCCTCCCTCTCAGCCTGGTGGCTTTACTGCCTAAATCTGAGTTATCTGCATACAAATAGTATCGATAAGGTGATGGGTGgtcctttgtcttcctcctcctcggtCGGGGAAGAGGAGCCATTTACAATCTGGCTGAGGAGACGGGCGAAAGCAAGTACTTTCTGGGGTAAAATAGGGACTGCTTTTGGGTGACTGAAACCAAggtggaggagggctggagagcagaggagagggccTTGAGAAAGACCAACTTTGAGGGAGTCCTTCTGGGAGACAAGAGGGGTACAGCCAAGGCTCCAGGGAGGACAGGACCCAGCGGGGCCAGTGACACGGACTCAGGAGGGCGTTGCAGAAGTACGGTCAACAGCAGCTGGGAAGGACGAGAACCGGCCTTTGAAAGGAAGCCAAGAAGCCAGTGGTGATTTACTGACAAACGTCTTCGGGTTTGATGCGATTGGGAGCCAAATTAAAGTCAAAGGAGgagtgagtgggagggagaggaccGGACACAGGCTGTGCAAACAGCGCTTTAAAAAAGTGGCTTTGAAGGCCAGGCGGTAGGACAGGCCCGGGAGGTGGAGCCAGCGAAGTTACCTTTCTTTTTCAGAGCAGGGAGAATTTAGAAGGGTGGGAGCTAACCTTAGGACTAGTGACTAGAACGCAGAGCGCAGGGTCAGCCCACGGGGAGGTAGCCTGAGATGTAGGAAGCGCCCGGCGCGTCTGGCTGCTGACCTAACCCAGGAGGTACGTGTCTGCCTTTGCGCTCGGTGGGAAGGGGgacccgggggtggggggtggcgtGGGGTGGGGGCGTCGGGTCCTCGGGCTTTCGCTAGAACCCGAGTGGGGCCAGTTTGTTGTGCTGGAGTTGAAAGTGGCCCCGGTGTCCCGCAGTCGTGACTAGGCCTTTGAGACCCCGGGTCTCATCCTCTCTGTTACGGGAGGGGAAACCGAGGCTCCGCAGGATGAGTCTCCAGACTGAGACCAGTATGACACTGGTGTTTCTTGGAGCATGTTCCTTGCCCCTCAGAACAGATTATAGAAGCTGTGTGCGATTGAAATGAAATCCTCTCGGATTGTTTAAAAGATCCGAAGCAGCACAGCGGTGTGCACGCCTTGAATCGCAGCggtcgggaggcagaggcaggaattctccaggccagcctggtctaccgagcgAGTTAGACcagcgagggctacacagagaaacgctgtctccggggtggggggaaaaaacaagaagagagaaactcCAGGTTGTCCAAAGGTTATCTTTGTCTCTAAAAAGCGTCTGCGTTGCAAATATTAGGGGCTTCCGTTTCATTCCTAATTTTATTCCTTGCATTTCTTTATCTGTGAACGGTTGTTTTTGTcgcttttgatttttcaaaatagGGTTTCACTGAGTAGCccccctgcctgtcctggaactcactccgtagacagGGCTGGCCTCGAGATGCTTTTAGGGTTTTTAAGGTTTTTAAGCGTGTAATTGCAGGGTTAGGCATTAGCGTGGAGGGACGGAAAGCCACGGCTCGGCCTGTCCGTCTCAACGCCTGCCTAAGCAGGACTTTGGGTCACCTGGAACCCACTTTGAAGGGTGGGCATCTTTGTGGTTCAAATTCCCAAAGCGTCAACCAGGTTAAATGTGCAGAGCGGCAGCTGTCAAGGCCCTGACACACACTGCGAACTACCTTTTTTACAGACCTAGGCAGGGCTGAGGCCTGGTAAGCAGGTGGCACCACCGGCCTGGGAAGGGGAGACTTGGTCCTCCCAGTGGCTCCCCGGCCACGGCTTCTCCCCGGCCACGGCTTCTCTGTGGCCACACTTAACCACAGTTCTTCACAGTACTTTTATGTATTTGGCGTGACCCTAAAACCACCTTTAAAATATTACTTCTACTGCTTTGGGCAGATAATCAAAAGTCTATGGTGAATTCCCAGTTCAGAGGCCTGTGACTGCCTCTCCCGGGACTATCAGTAGCCAGTAGAAGGCTTTGTGGGCCATCCTAGGATTCATAAGTGTTTTAGTAGGCTCGGTCCAATCTAACGTAGGCCCATTGCAGGCCATGTAATTTTTTGACAAATTTAGTTCGACCTAGGAAGCTAAACTAATACCAGAACATAGGAAAGTCAGGTATGCAGGTGAGTCCCTTAGAAATAAGTAttttcgggggttggggatttagctcagtggtagagctcttacctagcaagcgcaaggccctggggttcggtcctcagctccaggggaaaaaaaattaagtattttcttGTCTATATGCGCAATTGCCTTAAAACTGAAGGAGATCTCGGAAAAGTCAAAAATACTGATCTGAGGTGGGCTGTttaaatctcagcattcaggatgcagaggcaggcaggcctcccgtgttcaaggccaacctgatctaaaTATCAGTTCCAGGCTACGCAGTGCAACCCGGTCTTAAAAGAACTGGATGGATGGgcggatagacagacagacagacaataaatTTGATTCTCTCAAAAAGCCTTTAAACAGAAAGGAGCTATTTATAACCCTAGGACAGTGCTACAGTGGGTAATTTAGTCAGATGCATGAAACTATTAAACTAGTTTTCCCTGCAAGCAGTCCAGGCAAGCAGCATCCTATTGTTCCGTCTGTCTGTATGATTTAAGACCTCTGTCCCATCTCTAGGGCGACTGGCCTAGTTTGTTGTCAGTCTTCCAAAACTAACCTAATTACTACAAAACAttgattaatgaaaaataaatgctcTGGGTTTGGCTTGGGATAGCTATAAAGTAATAGTCAGAGATTTATAATTCATGCCTTATGAAGCTCCTGAAAAATTAATTATCCCCAGATTGAGAAATACAAGCAAGTTCcttgaaagtcatttttttaaaagtagcgGTGACTGTCATTAATGCGaatccctcccacctcaccacagcCCAAGGATCTTGCAGCAAAACAGAAAGTAATTAGGATTTGGGGAAGCCAGCCACATTTTAAAGAGTGGAGTGGTAGGTGGCCATGACAGTGCTTGCACCCCTCTGCCTctagccccgccccctcctctgACAGCCTTgggcacttgtgtgcacacatccCTCTGCAGGGCCAGCTCCCATCCTATCTGTCCTTGGCAGCTTTTTCTTATCTCTCCCCTGGAGGGAAGAGGCCAACTCGTTTTAGTTTTTCTCTTGCAGTAATGATTCATCCTTGGCGCCTTGTGTGGAATTAGGGGTGTTTGACCACCACGTCAGCTGACCCACTGTGTGCTCCCCTCTCATTAAAACAGCTTCCAAAAACtaagggggggagggggcttaGCGCATTCCTCTAGCCGGGGTAGATCAAATCCCTGTTCTGTTTCAGTTCTTATAAGAACCGGGAACTGGAAGTTACCGGTCTTAGTTAACCGTCTGAGATGACTCACCCCTTCTAACCGGTCGTTCGGTCCACTAACAGCAGCATTTAGGTTTTGTCCTGTGTTGAGCGCCAAGCTGCTCTTTCTCACGGGGGCAGAGGGTGTCTGACTTTGTCCGTCTGgttgctgcctcctcctcctcctcctcctcctcctgagtttTTCTTTCAGCTGCTCACTGGaatgcttctttctctcctcccctttctccccgaTGCTATCTGCACCTTTCTTCCCCCATGGAGGACAATGGAGAATTCTTGTAGACAGTTCTGCTTGACTTGGCCCTGAGCCTTGGGAGCAGCGGGTGATCCAAGGTTCCCTGCCTAAGATACCAGGAACCACAGTTTCCCGAGGGGAAGGCACAACCTACAGCATTTTGTCTTCCTGGGTTATGCTAACGCCTGGTTTAATATTTGTGTCTCATGCTTGAGAACGAATGACGAGACGTCTATtcattctctccagccccacccccaggtaCACACAACTGTCCACCCCAGGTAGTTAGCTGCCTATGAGTAAAACGAGTAAACCTTAGTTCCGTCCCCTCTATAACCTTTTCTAGAGACTAGGAACCTCCGTTTTCAGTCGGTCACCCAAGAGTCATTCTGCAAATGCCAGCATTATATTCAAAACCCTCGCCTGTCATCGCCTCCTTTGGTCTTCTAGGTCCCCCATGGCAGATGAACGGTTTCCTCTCTCTTGGGGGATGCTTGCTGACAAGCGATAATCACTAACTCACACTAGGAGCTTGACAGTACTTCCGGGCTGGAGAGTTTGCTCAGGTTGAGAGCCCACTGTTGAGATCCCGGCACCCACCCACCTCAGGCTCCacacaactgcctggaactccagctccagggggtcctACACTCTGGTCCCTGTGAGGACCTGCAGACTTACAAGAATAAACAGTATCTGGGTACTTAACACTCGATCCCCACATCAAATTGATGTGAGTACTGTAGTCCTTAAGTAACTTATCTGAAGCAAGCAGAATGGTGTTCCAACCCGTATGGTGTCTTGGCTCCAAAGAAGTGTCGTctagtatgtttgtgtggttttgtccaaggctggccttgaacccctgatcctcctgtatGGTATTACAGGCTTTCACCACCATACCAGGTTTACATTAGTTATCAGTGAGGTTCCTCTCCCTACCCTCCTTTtacctgagacaaggtcttgctatgtagaccaggatggggCTACCCAAGAGCTAGCATTACATAATTCTATACTACCAAGCCCAGTTAAAAAGTGTTTGTGAGCTCAGAGGACAAATAATGTTGAactcgggttttttttttcttttattttcttaatcttacttttgtttgttgctgtttctgTTCGTCTTGTTCGTTTTTtattggcttgcttgcttgcttatttgtgtcttttgagacagtgtctcatgttcaccaggctggcctcagattcactcTGTAACCACAGATGACCCTGAACTTtggatcttcctacctccctACCTCCCAAGCATTGAGATTGCAGCTTGTGCTACCACCCCTGGTTATGTGGTAACGGGGATCCCactcctggctctctctctgtcacctGAGCAACATCTGCAGCCCCATGTGCCCATTACGTCATGGCATGCCTCATTTACTGCTTCATGAGGATGAgctttcatttggttttgttgagacagggctctcagtaaccttggctgtccctggagctcactaagtagaccaggctggcctcgaactcacagatacctgcctgtctctcccaagtgctgggaataaaggtgcaCCACTGCCCCGCAAGACCTTTTTCTGATTGCGATAGTTAAAATGGGTAAAGACAAGTCAGTGCTGTTACGTGGTCTATGGAAACTCGCTGTTCTCCCTGTTGTCATAATTTATACTTGTGACCGCTCAAAACCACAATCTGCACAGCCTTAACATCTTATCTGTCACTTGGTCCCGTGGTCCCATGGCTTTaatgccaacacttgggaggcagagacagccaatcttctctttgtgttcttaacaccagcctggtctacacagtgaattccaggaaatAGGGACCCTACATAATAACTacctagtaagaccctgttttttaaaaaagtctcagATGTAGTGGTGCATACTTCTAACACCATCACCCAGAGGCCAAGATGggaagattgggagttcaaggcccgcctagaatatacagcaaaccttttctcagaaaataattGACAGTGTCCTGCCAGCTCTCCATCCGTGCCTGCTTAGCAGTGTACATGATCTTGCAGCTCTCAAGTGGATGACACTAAGTCCCTGAAGTGAATTCTGTGCCCCTCCTGTCGGTTTATTGGCAGCATTGTGTCTCTACCTCTTAATTGTCCCGGGAGAGAATCCTAAGTGTGAAGTTGAATGAAGGTGACTTGCactttttgtgtgtttggaggCCAAGTCCCACAACACTGCCATGGCTGACCTGAACTATGTAAACCatgctggcctttaactcacagagatcctcctgcctctgctgccctggaattaaaggcatgtgccgtcACGCTTTCAATTTTGAGGTTTCGAAGCTTGAGTCCCACGTCTGTCAGCATTTCCCCAGAGGGTTTAGTAAGGCAGAGCCTTTTCTGTACCTAGCTCAGTCCCTGGGGACGTGCAGATTAACCAGGTTgacaggggaaaagaaaaatcaagtttgATATTTACAACAggatatcaaaaaacaaacaaaaaccacgcCACGCTTGGGAGAAAGGTGAGAGGCTACGTCTTTAGAGGTTTCCCCTTGGATATAAATGAAGGAGACTCAACCAGAGCTTTCTATACGTGATGCCTATGTCtccagagcttttttttttttttttttttttttttttttattaattttaggtgTGTGGGTGGCATTGCAGGGTGGTCATGGatcttcctatttatttatttatctatttatttattttggaggaGATGTAATATTTGTCTCTCTGGGCCAGAGGTCTGTCTCCACTCTTTCGCCTCACATTCCTTTGTCTGAGATAAGCTTTCCCTACGTAGCACTGGCCCCTCTAGAACTCGGTAGACATTGGCTAGCCTTTGaggctgcctgcctcagcctcccaaatgctaggattaagggCAGCCATCACCGGGCACAGCTGCCcgccttatttttttgagatgggttctccTACTGAACCGGAAGCCTCCCATTTTGGACAGGTAAGCTGGGATCTGCTTGTCTGTACTGCGGATTTGAGCACAGATCCTCTCGCGTCATGattcttggttgttttgttttttgtttgttttttttttggtttgtttgtttgttttgtttttttgttttgtttttttttcccactgagccaaGCGCTTGGATctctaatatattaaaaatggtttGAGCCTCAAGGAATGGTAACTGTCGGAGGTGACAGGCCCATCAGAGCAGACAGAATCTAAACCTAAGCGAGAGAATCCCCAAAGTCTTAAGTAGGTGGCCACCTGTCTGAAGTTAAGTGGTGACGGTGGAGCCCGCCTCTGGTTGGGTGGAGCCCGCCTCTGGTTGGGTGGAGCCTGCCTCTGGTTGGGTGGAGCCCGCCTCTGGTTGGGTGGAGCCTGGGCAGTCCAGAGCTGTCCAATAGTAAATGGAATTGCAGATCTAGGAGGACTtacccctcctcctgccctcttcccTACTtacctacctcctcctcctcccagccctcaGGCTCCGCGTTCTGGAGCCTGCATTGTAGTTCCTCCCCCCAGCCCTTGGGGGGCGGCGCACCGTTGGTCAGCAGCTCCATTCTCTACTTCCCCTACCTTTCTTAATGCTTGCTGCTCTGCCTAAAGGTGAGTCCTTCCCAGCGCTCTCTCTTCTGTTCTAGCAGTTCCCAGGCCCAGCTTGTGCAAAAGAGGCAGCTAAGAGGCACACCGCAGGCATCATGGTCCGCCTGTTGGCCTCCGAAGTACAGCAACTGCTCCACAACAAGTTTGTGGTCGTCCTCGGGGACTCTGTGCATAGGGCGGTGTACAAGGATCTGGTGCTCCTGCTGCAGAAGGACTGCCTGCTCACTAACAAGCAGCTCAGAACCAAGGGGGAGCTGAGCTTCGAAAAGGACCAGCTGATGATGGGAGGCGAGCTGGATACCCTGCACAACCGCACGGACTACCGCGAGGTACGCGAGTTCTGCTCCGACCATCACCTGGTGCGCTTCTATTTCCTCACGCGGGTCTACTCTGAATACATGGAGAGCGTCCTGAAGGAGCTGCAGTCCGGCAATCACGCCCCAGATGTGATCATTATGAACTCCTGCCTCTGGGATGTCTCCAGGTACGGGCGGAATTCCTTGAGTAGCTACAGGCAGAACCTGGAGAACTTGTTTGGGCGCATGGACGAGGTGCTGCCCAAGTCGTGCCTGCTAGTGTGGAACACAGCGATGCCTTTGGGTGACAAGATCAAGGCGGCCTTCCTCCCACAGAAGTGTAAGGGCCAGTACCCCCGGATCTCGGTAGCCACCCTGAAAAAGAAAGTGACCCAAGCCAACTTCTACAGCCATGCGGAAGCAACAAAGCACTATTTCGACGTGCTGGACTTAAATTTCCACTTCCGTCAAGCCAGAAAGCACCTGCAGGGAGATGGCGTGCACTGGAATGAGCATGCTCACCGCAAGCTCTCCTACTTGCTGCTGGCCCACATGGCCGATGCATGGGGTGTGGAATTGCCCCACCGAGACCCCTGGGAGCCTGGTTTTGAGGCATGGGAAAGTTCGGGCCAGGTAGAAGAAAGGCAGCCCCAAGACAACATAGGTCCTCAGGTGTTTGCCCAGACTCCACCTTATCCTTTTCCCAGGCCACCTCCCCTGCTCCCGTCCCCTGGCTTGCCTATAAGGCCCCCACCCCTACTAGGatgtcccctgcccccaccccagccgATGCCCCCATTACCGCTCTATCCACAAGTTTCCTATTTTTCCTCAGACCCTGTTTTCCAGTCGGATGAATTCTATATCCATTCAGATAGCCCCTCACCTAACCACACTGGATATGCCTTTGAGGGCGACTTTAGCTTTTATCCCCAGCCACCCATGCCCAACTTCCGCCCACCCTGTCATCAGCGCCAGGCCCCTGTAGTGCATAGGGGCTTCCCAAGGCATTTTCCTCGCGGCCCCTATATGCCTTGGAGAGAGAGGCCCAGGAGACCACAAAAACACGCCCCGGCCTGCCTAGAGTCAAGGCCCCAGTAGTCTTCTGACCAAGCCTTACTTCTGGATGGGGCCATGTGACGTCTGTCTTTTCGTCTCATTGTTGATCTGACACAGTGACCTTGCTAACCTAAACCCAGCCAGTCCTGTCTTGGACTTCTCTTTGTGTATTGCTGTTAGAAACAGAGGTAGGGAAGAGCAGACTGGCCCACTCCTCCTGCCTGAGGCCATCTCCTCCCCCTGAGTGACCAAGCAAGCATTCTTACTACCTCCCCCTCGCTATTCTTGTTGcctttttgtaaaaataaaattgaaatacagAAATTGTTTCCAAAAGTGGTTTTGcctgttgtatgtatgtatgtggtgtgtatggacgtgtatgtgtgtgtgtgtgtgtgtgtgtgtgtgtgtgtgtgtgtttaatggcAGGCTCTCCTTGCAGTTAAACCATTAGCTCTTAGCAAGGACTGTATGTACTAAATGGTGGCTCTGAAAGCTGCTTAGTAAACTGTTCAAAACAGTTGACAGTGTAAAGGATGCTGTTTTCTCAAGGAGTCACTCCTAGAACTGGAAACACTAGAGGTGTGAAAGTTAGAAATTTTGCAGAACAAGAGAACCGAGTCCAAACAAATGACTCTACTAGTCTTTCCTACTCTGAACTTGTTACCATTTACAttaaggtaggtgtgtgtgtgtgtgtgtgtgtgtgtgtgtgtgtgtgtgagagagagagagagagagagagagagagagagagatctcaggcATGTAAGGCCAGTCtcaaactatgtgtgtgtgtgtgagagagagagagagagagagagagagagagagagagagagagagagatctcatcTCAGGCATGTGGCCAGTCTCAAACTGTGAACACGACTGaactcatcctcctgcttcctgagtgctaggattacacatATGCACTACTGTACTACTGCAATCCATTCCAGGGCTCCATCGCGTGCTAAGCAAGCTGTGTATGTACAAGGGAAGGCTCACCATCTTCTTGGCGAGCACTTGACGAGTCCTGGCGTTTTGGGCGTGAGGAAATTGGAGAAAGATTAGCCACACTTAATGTGAGCTACCATTGTAGAATAAAGCCGCAAGTTGTAAGGGACTCCCAGTCACAAGCCCTTTCGGGTTCAGCTTTGAGGAAGTGGCCACATCTAGTATTCTGCATGTAAGACTAAGTGTAAGTCACTGAGGGTTTAAGTGCTAGGCCCCTTCCCTCTCAGGTAAAATGCTCAACTAAGATGTGAGTAAAACCTGAGCGATGGGAATTTTTTACTGATGGAGTAGTCCGGTTTGTAGGACCCTGGTCCCACCATCTCTAAATGTAATAATGCGGGATCCATGATAATACCAGAAATCAAGGCCAGATGGTTTTGTAGATACACAGTAGCACTCTGTCCCCCAGAGAGCACATTCCTGGAGGAAGGGCTCTTTACCTCAGAGGTCCCGGTATCTGAGGTCCTGGGAGTGACAAGCACCCCCATGATGAATGTTTTTCGATGAATATGGAGATATGCTTTACAAAGGTGTGGGTATGGCTTACCCCAAGTTTCTTAAGATCCTGTAAACTAACACATGTGTAGGGCATCTTACAGAGTGTCGTTGAAGCAGCACAGGGACGCCCTTTGAGGACCCTAGAAATGTGGAAAAAACAATTTGTCAGAACATCTCAGATtcggg
This window harbors:
- the Pced1b gene encoding PC-esterase domain-containing protein 1B, with translation MVRLLASEVQQLLHNKFVVVLGDSVHRAVYKDLVLLLQKDCLLTNKQLRTKGELSFEKDQLMMGGELDTLHNRTDYREVREFCSDHHLVRFYFLTRVYSEYMESVLKELQSGNHAPDVIIMNSCLWDVSRYGRNSLSSYRQNLENLFGRMDEVLPKSCLLVWNTAMPLGDKIKAAFLPQKCKGQYPRISVATLKKKVTQANFYSHAEATKHYFDVLDLNFHFRQARKHLQGDGVHWNEHAHRKLSYLLLAHMADAWGVELPHRDPWEPGFEAWESSGQVEERQPQDNIGPQVFAQTPPYPFPRPPPLLPSPGLPIRPPPLLGCPLPPPQPMPPLPLYPQVSYFSSDPVFQSDEFYIHSDSPSPNHTGYAFEGDFSFYPQPPMPNFRPPCHQRQAPVVHRGFPRHFPRGPYMPWRERPRRPQKHAPACLESRPQ